A genomic window from Punica granatum isolate Tunisia-2019 chromosome 2, ASM765513v2, whole genome shotgun sequence includes:
- the LOC116194799 gene encoding abscisic acid receptor PYL4-like, producing MKAFISCSYIHIYTYTYTPMLSKALSIGPQAIFSKVITGGREIMPSSLQLQRITTATSTTGCHRAPPTASASPPVPDSVAQYHAHAVKPNQCCSAVVQAIAAPVESVWSVVRQFDNPQAYKHFVKSCHVIDGNGRVGTVREIHVVSGLPAAVSRERLEILDDERHVISFSVVGGDHRLANYRSVTTLHLSPDGTDTVVVESYVVDVPPGNTEEETRVFVDTIVGCNLQSLAQIAENMVKNNRSDNDLS from the coding sequence ATGAAAGCTTTCATCTCTtgttcatatatacatatatatacatatacatatactccCATGCTCTCAAAAGCTCTTAGCATTGGTCCTCAAGCGATATTCTCAAAAGTGATCACCGGAGGGAGAGAGATCATGCCTTCATCCCTACAACTCCAGAGAatcaccacagccacctccaccACAGGCTGCCACAGGGCGCCCCCCACCGCCTCCGCCAGCCCGCCCGTGCCTGACTCGGTGGCACAATACCACGCCCATGCGGTGAAGCCGAACCAGTGCTGCTCGGCGGTGGTCCAGGCCATCGCAGCCCCCGTGGAGTCCGTCTGGTCGGTGGTCCGCCAATTCGACAACCCCCAGGCCTACAAGCACTTCGTCAAGAGCTGCCATGTCATCGACGGGAATGGTCGGGTCGGGACCGTGAGGGAGATACACGTTGTGTCGGGCCTCCCTGCCGCCGTGAGCCGGGAGCGGCTTGAGATCCTCGACGACGAGCGGCATGTCATCAGCTTCAGCGTGGTGGGCGGGGACCACCGCCTTGCTAACTACCGTTCGGTCACGACCCTCCACCTATCACCTGACGGGACGGATACCGTGGTTGTGGAGTCTTATGTGGTCGATGTGCCCCCGGGGAATACCGAGGAGGAAACGCGAGTGTTCGTGGACACGATCGTCGGTTGCAACCTGCAGTCTCTGGCTCAGATCGCTGAGAACATGGTGAAGAATAACCGAAGCGATAATGATTTATCATGA